A part of Streptomyces sp. NBC_01210 genomic DNA contains:
- a CDS encoding universal stress protein — MNRPVVAAIDDSPASLAAADWAARQALYRKLPLSLVHVSPERPSGEAIPVSTAAPRDGVPRLISEEARRDMVDSELDILTVQLEGNPRKVLLREAAGAEMLVLGSRPLRDLGGFVLGGLGLHLAAHSERPVIIVRQPEEAEGGRVGEPVHAPIMVLGLDTENRADDLIDFAFRAAQAAGASLRIVSAAALPVFPLHHFVPVSPEERVRLEERKRPALERALEGWAEKFPEVQVDTAIVVGHADEVLVDESRGADIVIVGRRRAVGPHHLGAIAHAVAHHAPCSVAVVPHN; from the coding sequence ATGAATCGGCCCGTCGTAGCAGCAATCGATGATTCGCCGGCCAGCCTGGCGGCGGCGGACTGGGCGGCGAGGCAAGCTTTGTACCGCAAGCTGCCGCTGTCCTTGGTGCACGTGAGTCCCGAGCGTCCCTCAGGAGAGGCAATACCGGTCTCGACCGCTGCGCCGCGGGACGGGGTGCCCCGGCTGATCTCTGAAGAGGCTCGTCGGGACATGGTCGACAGCGAGCTGGACATCCTGACGGTCCAGTTGGAGGGGAATCCGCGCAAGGTGCTTCTCCGTGAGGCGGCCGGTGCTGAAATGCTGGTACTCGGTTCGCGACCTCTCAGGGATTTGGGGGGCTTCGTTCTTGGGGGCCTGGGTCTGCACCTGGCTGCTCACTCGGAACGGCCGGTGATCATCGTTCGACAGCCGGAGGAGGCCGAGGGGGGTCGTGTGGGGGAGCCCGTCCATGCCCCGATCATGGTGCTGGGCCTCGATACGGAGAATCGGGCCGACGACTTGATTGACTTCGCCTTCCGCGCAGCACAGGCCGCTGGGGCCAGCCTCCGCATCGTTAGCGCGGCGGCTCTGCCGGTCTTCCCGCTTCACCATTTCGTGCCGGTGAGCCCCGAGGAGAGGGTGCGGCTGGAGGAGCGCAAGCGCCCGGCGCTGGAACGAGCGCTTGAGGGATGGGCCGAGAAGTTCCCAGAGGTGCAGGTCGACACCGCGATCGTCGTGGGACATGCCGATGAGGTGCTCGTCGATGAGTCCCGGGGCGCTGACATTGTCATTGTGGGACGTCGACGAGCCGTTGGCCCACATCATCTCGGAGCCATCGCTCACGCGGTGGCTCATCACGCGCCGTGCTCGGTCGCGGTGGTTCCGCACAACTGA
- a CDS encoding OsmC family protein, with the protein MSEKQRATQAEYVRTGCGRTISVSRFVPEGPPAEMGRVVLGTVCEPYDRSEVWASLTPEEARRVAGILLFQAEAVAPPEPGVPGHAEAVSISGDAYEVTVRGHVLTVDQPVADGGHDTAPTPVELLVAAATSCIAHYAGRFLDRHGIPRKGLRVAADYKMASARPARVGSLSISVDVPELPPARAGAFQAVISHCTVKNTLQVPPEITITLGDRSGTRPSGSQDSEDVDRVPADGVRDSGVTL; encoded by the coding sequence GTGTCCGAGAAGCAGCGGGCTACGCAGGCGGAATACGTGCGCACAGGGTGTGGCCGCACGATCAGTGTCTCCAGATTCGTGCCCGAGGGGCCGCCCGCCGAGATGGGCCGCGTGGTGCTGGGCACCGTGTGCGAGCCCTATGACCGAAGCGAGGTCTGGGCCTCCTTGACGCCCGAGGAGGCGAGGCGCGTCGCCGGGATTCTGCTGTTCCAGGCCGAGGCCGTCGCGCCACCCGAGCCGGGCGTGCCGGGACATGCCGAGGCCGTTTCCATCTCCGGCGACGCCTATGAAGTAACGGTACGAGGGCACGTACTGACGGTTGATCAGCCTGTGGCGGACGGTGGTCATGACACAGCCCCGACACCGGTGGAACTGCTCGTGGCCGCCGCGACGTCGTGCATCGCGCACTACGCCGGGCGCTTCCTCGACCGGCACGGCATCCCCCGGAAGGGACTGCGCGTCGCCGCTGACTACAAGATGGCTTCCGCGCGCCCGGCGCGAGTCGGTTCGCTGAGCATCTCCGTGGACGTCCCGGAACTGCCCCCGGCCCGCGCCGGGGCGTTCCAGGCGGTGATCTCACACTGCACCGTCAAGAACACGCTCCAAGTCCCTCCCGAGATCACCATCACGCTGGGCGACCGCTCTGGTACCCGGCCGAGCGGGAGCCAGGACAGCGAGGACGTGGATCGCGTGCCTGCCGACGGAGTTCGGGACTCCGGCGTCACCCTATGA
- a CDS encoding CBS domain-containing protein produces MKRLRTVGDVTTHAVIAVGRYAPFREIVEIMRQWRISALPVLAAEGRVVGVVSEADLLLKAQGEDTSRAVTAGQLMTVPAITLTPHATIADAARLMARGCLKLLPVVDDEGRLKGVVSRGDLLKIYLRPDSDIAEEVRGELVARLIPAGSSALDVRVQDGAVTLTGTVRDSPLIDLLVRLARAVPGVVDVDAQLDVGLPVR; encoded by the coding sequence ATGAAGCGCCTGCGAACCGTTGGTGACGTGACGACCCACGCAGTAATCGCCGTGGGTCGCTATGCCCCGTTCAGGGAGATCGTGGAGATCATGCGGCAGTGGCGGATCAGCGCCCTGCCTGTGCTCGCGGCCGAAGGCCGCGTCGTCGGAGTCGTGTCCGAGGCCGATCTGCTCCTCAAGGCACAGGGCGAGGACACCTCCCGCGCGGTGACGGCGGGCCAACTGATGACGGTCCCGGCCATTACGTTGACGCCGCACGCCACGATCGCCGACGCCGCCCGGCTCATGGCCCGGGGTTGTCTGAAGTTGCTTCCCGTCGTGGACGATGAGGGCCGGCTCAAGGGCGTGGTCAGCAGGGGCGACCTGCTGAAGATCTATCTTCGCCCGGACTCCGACATCGCCGAGGAGGTACGCGGCGAACTGGTCGCCCGTCTGATCCCGGCCGGTTCATCAGCTCTGGACGTACGTGTCCAGGACGGCGCCGTCACTCTGACCGGCACCGTTCGCGACAGCCCGCTGATCGATCTGCTCGTCCGGCTGGCTCGCGCTGTGCCGGGGGTCGTGGACGTGGACGCGCAGCTGGATGTCGGGCTACCGGTGCGTTGA
- the fdhF gene encoding formate dehydrogenase subunit alpha codes for MTGVDVDGTSIEVPEGASLLVAVRMAGIELPALCSDDRLSPVGSCRTCLVRADGRIAAACVTPAVSGVRVETVTDDLRQLRRDAVELIASALPPRALADGNPSELVHVCRSMGVGPEAAQATGGRGGDESHPYVHLDRDLCIACGRCVRMCAEVQGTFALTLVGRGADTVVAPGTGGSWAESDCVACGGCVDICPTGAITEPGPGRGLTSANRSAAALTRTTCGYCGVGCSLEVATQDGEVTAVLPARDSPVNRGHACVKGRFAHGYLTSSERLTRPLLRRDGHLEPVGWDEALGHVARGLREAVDTGGPDAVAAISSARATNEENYLVQKFMRVVIGTNNVDNCSRLCHSPSAAGLTASFGLSGGTDSFDDVERADCLLVVGANPVEAHPVVGARLLQRVLRGARLVVADPRAVGLALHADVHLRPRPGTNVALFHGLAHVLLAEGLIDEGFLRRRATGLPELTELLDDYSPQQVADITGVPAADVVAAARLYGRAERPAIVYGLGVTEHLHGTDGVRSLANLAILRGAVGTDRGYGVNPLRGQNNVQGASDMGALPDLLPGYGKVTDPAARSRAEAVWGVPVPHRPGLRIPDMFAAARAGNLRALWVIGEDVRATDPDANRVAQALDACSLVVCNELFLSETARHADIVLPVASWLEKDGTFVNFDRRFQRVRPAVPPPGDARTDFDVVRSLAAVMGVDLGCATPADALAECGRVAPVFAGLSHDRLDREGAVPWPCPDSGRPGEATLYAERFATPDGRAHLAAAPYLPPGEQPDDDYPLVLVTGRRWAHYNSGSMTRRGGNLELDPVDFLDIHPDDAIRYDLRDGTQVSVESRHGRARLVARVSEQTAPGQVFCSFHFPASGVNSLTSDHADTVTSCPEYKVTAVRVAAS; via the coding sequence GTGACCGGGGTCGACGTTGACGGCACGAGCATCGAGGTGCCCGAGGGAGCCTCCCTGCTCGTGGCGGTACGGATGGCCGGGATCGAGTTGCCCGCGCTCTGCTCCGACGACCGGCTCAGCCCGGTCGGCTCCTGCCGTACCTGTCTCGTACGGGCCGACGGCCGGATCGCGGCGGCCTGCGTGACCCCGGCCGTATCCGGTGTCCGCGTCGAAACCGTCACCGACGATCTGCGGCAACTGCGCCGGGACGCGGTGGAGCTCATCGCCTCCGCCCTGCCGCCGCGGGCCCTCGCCGACGGCAACCCCAGCGAGCTGGTGCATGTCTGCCGGTCGATGGGCGTCGGCCCCGAGGCGGCACAGGCCACTGGAGGCCGGGGCGGGGACGAGTCCCACCCGTACGTGCACCTCGACCGCGACCTGTGCATTGCCTGCGGCCGGTGTGTCCGCATGTGCGCCGAGGTGCAGGGCACCTTCGCCCTCACCCTGGTCGGGCGGGGAGCGGACACCGTCGTGGCCCCCGGGACCGGCGGGTCCTGGGCCGAGTCGGACTGCGTGGCTTGCGGCGGCTGTGTCGACATCTGCCCCACGGGTGCAATCACCGAGCCGGGCCCGGGGCGCGGGCTCACCTCCGCCAATCGGTCCGCGGCGGCGCTGACGCGCACCACCTGCGGCTACTGCGGTGTCGGATGTTCCCTCGAGGTCGCTACCCAGGACGGCGAGGTCACCGCCGTTCTGCCCGCCCGGGATAGCCCGGTCAACCGGGGGCACGCGTGTGTCAAGGGCCGCTTCGCGCACGGATATCTCACCTCCTCCGAACGGCTCACCCGACCTCTGCTGCGACGCGACGGCCATCTGGAGCCGGTCGGCTGGGACGAAGCGCTCGGCCATGTCGCCCGGGGGTTGCGCGAGGCCGTTGACACGGGCGGCCCGGACGCCGTGGCGGCGATCTCGTCGGCCCGCGCCACCAACGAGGAGAACTACCTCGTTCAGAAGTTCATGCGGGTTGTCATCGGCACGAACAACGTCGACAACTGCTCGCGTCTGTGTCACTCCCCGTCCGCCGCCGGCCTGACGGCCTCCTTCGGACTCTCCGGCGGCACCGACAGCTTCGACGACGTCGAGCGGGCCGACTGCCTACTGGTGGTCGGCGCCAACCCTGTCGAGGCCCACCCGGTGGTCGGAGCGCGACTGCTCCAACGCGTTCTGCGTGGGGCCCGGTTGGTCGTCGCCGACCCCCGCGCCGTCGGGCTCGCGTTGCATGCCGACGTGCATCTGCGCCCCCGCCCCGGCACCAACGTCGCGCTGTTTCACGGGCTCGCCCACGTCCTGCTCGCAGAAGGACTGATCGATGAGGGGTTCCTGCGCCGGCGAGCAACCGGCCTCCCGGAACTCACCGAGCTGCTGGACGACTACTCGCCCCAACAGGTCGCGGACATCACGGGGGTACCCGCCGCGGACGTGGTCGCCGCCGCTCGGCTCTACGGGCGGGCCGAACGCCCCGCGATCGTTTACGGCCTGGGCGTCACCGAGCACCTGCACGGCACGGACGGGGTGCGGTCGCTGGCCAACCTCGCGATCCTGCGAGGTGCCGTGGGCACAGACCGCGGCTACGGGGTCAACCCGCTGCGTGGCCAGAACAACGTCCAAGGCGCCTCCGACATGGGCGCGTTGCCGGACCTGCTGCCCGGGTACGGAAAGGTGACCGACCCGGCCGCCCGGTCACGGGCCGAGGCGGTGTGGGGCGTACCTGTTCCGCACCGGCCCGGCCTGCGGATCCCGGACATGTTCGCCGCCGCACGGGCCGGGAATCTGCGCGCACTGTGGGTCATCGGCGAGGACGTCCGCGCCACCGACCCCGACGCAAACCGGGTGGCCCAGGCCCTCGACGCATGCTCGCTCGTCGTCTGCAACGAACTGTTCCTGTCCGAGACCGCCCGGCACGCCGACATCGTGCTACCGGTCGCGTCCTGGCTGGAGAAAGACGGCACCTTCGTCAACTTCGACCGCCGGTTCCAGCGAGTCCGCCCCGCCGTGCCCCCACCGGGAGACGCCCGAACCGACTTCGACGTCGTACGTTCCCTTGCTGCGGTGATGGGAGTCGACCTGGGCTGCGCGACTCCGGCCGATGCCCTGGCCGAGTGCGGACGGGTCGCGCCCGTCTTCGCCGGTCTCTCCCATGACCGGCTGGACCGAGAAGGCGCCGTCCCCTGGCCCTGCCCGGACTCCGGCCGCCCGGGAGAGGCCACGTTGTACGCGGAGAGGTTCGCCACGCCGGACGGGCGGGCCCACCTTGCCGCGGCCCCCTATCTCCCACCCGGTGAACAGCCCGACGACGACTATCCGCTGGTCCTGGTCACCGGTCGGCGCTGGGCCCACTACAACTCCGGCAGCATGACCCGCCGCGGCGGCAACCTCGAACTCGACCCGGTCGACTTCCTCGACATCCACCCCGACGACGCCATCCGGTACGACCTGCGGGACGGCACGCAGGTCTCCGTGGAGAGCCGGCATGGGCGGGCCCGGCTCGTCGCCCGGGTCAGCGAACAGACCGCCCCCGGCCAGGTCTTCTGCTCGTTCCACTTCCCGGCGAGCGGAGTGAACAGCCTCACCTCCGACCACGCGGACACCGTCACGTCCTGCCCCGAGTACAAGGTCACGGCAGTGCGCGTGGCCGCGTCGTGA
- a CDS encoding NAD(P)H-dependent oxidoreductase subunit E, translating into MVPVGPADRFDAFRALADRRGRPGDRLIKSLAEARAETAESPEVWAPAVAAGIGLPAAAALGPASYYADLVAPHGHRHVRVCAATACFAAQTGRHLTEVEHELGITAGTASPNGATSVQAVRCLGYCYAGPAALDGDTPCTGPTLAGQLAGREPPRAPEIPAADDTGDPVLLGGVVAGEPAWQVWPRMVTAGTADEVQLEVAASGLRGRGGAGFRVAAKWEAAGRAPGTVVVVNGDEGDPGSYADRLLMEADPERVLEGLALACFACGARQGVVLVRSEYPRALARMRDAVGQAYADGHFGPAVHGTASAVDVEVVEGAGSYVAGEETALIASLEGDRGCARPRPPYPTRRGLWGAPTVVNNVETLAAIPWIVSRGGGAYARRGALNETGTKLVCLSERFARPGAYEVELGTPVRRIVTELGGGLKDGSELTALQVGGPLGGFLAADALDVPLTTADLAACGAALGHAGLVAFDQRVPPEEVLRHIWQFAAAESCGACSPCRVGSRRGLELASAGTPPGHEWERLSHVLAEASLCAFGRRIPPAVHSLARAYGDRLAGWDQ; encoded by the coding sequence ATGGTTCCCGTGGGTCCTGCGGACCGATTCGACGCGTTTCGGGCCCTTGCCGACCGGCGTGGGCGGCCGGGAGATCGGCTGATCAAGTCCCTGGCCGAGGCCAGGGCGGAAACGGCGGAAAGCCCCGAGGTCTGGGCTCCGGCTGTCGCCGCCGGTATCGGCCTGCCCGCTGCCGCTGCGCTCGGACCGGCCAGCTACTACGCGGACCTCGTTGCCCCACACGGCCACCGTCACGTCCGGGTCTGCGCCGCGACGGCGTGCTTCGCCGCGCAGACCGGACGGCATCTCACTGAGGTGGAGCACGAGCTGGGGATCACCGCGGGCACGGCCTCACCGAACGGAGCGACGTCTGTGCAGGCCGTGCGCTGTTTGGGGTACTGCTATGCGGGTCCCGCGGCGCTCGACGGGGATACGCCCTGCACCGGCCCGACACTGGCCGGTCAGCTTGCGGGCCGCGAGCCCCCGCGGGCGCCGGAGATCCCGGCCGCGGACGACACCGGAGACCCCGTTCTGCTGGGAGGCGTGGTGGCCGGTGAGCCCGCTTGGCAGGTGTGGCCGCGGATGGTGACGGCAGGCACTGCTGACGAGGTACAGCTGGAAGTGGCGGCCTCCGGGTTGCGGGGGCGGGGCGGCGCGGGCTTCCGGGTCGCGGCGAAGTGGGAGGCGGCCGGCCGGGCACCCGGCACCGTGGTGGTGGTCAACGGAGACGAGGGCGATCCCGGTTCCTACGCCGATCGGCTGTTGATGGAGGCGGATCCGGAGCGGGTGCTGGAAGGTTTGGCTCTGGCCTGCTTCGCATGCGGTGCCCGCCAGGGTGTGGTGCTGGTGCGCTCGGAGTATCCGCGTGCGCTGGCGCGAATGCGGGACGCGGTCGGTCAGGCATACGCCGACGGGCACTTCGGCCCGGCTGTCCACGGCACGGCCTCGGCTGTGGACGTCGAGGTGGTGGAGGGCGCCGGGTCGTACGTGGCGGGTGAGGAGACCGCCCTGATCGCGAGCCTGGAGGGGGACCGGGGCTGCGCCCGGCCGCGGCCGCCCTACCCGACCCGGCGCGGGCTGTGGGGTGCGCCGACCGTGGTGAACAACGTCGAGACCCTGGCAGCCATCCCGTGGATCGTCTCCCGGGGTGGTGGAGCGTACGCCCGGCGCGGGGCTCTCAACGAAACCGGGACGAAGCTGGTCTGCCTGTCCGAGCGCTTCGCCCGGCCCGGCGCGTACGAAGTCGAGCTCGGCACCCCGGTAAGGCGCATCGTCACCGAGCTGGGCGGCGGCCTGAAAGACGGATCCGAACTGACCGCTCTCCAGGTCGGCGGGCCCTTGGGTGGCTTCCTCGCCGCCGACGCGCTGGACGTGCCGCTGACCACCGCCGACCTCGCTGCCTGCGGCGCCGCCCTCGGTCATGCCGGACTGGTCGCCTTCGACCAGCGCGTGCCACCCGAGGAAGTGCTGCGGCACATCTGGCAGTTCGCCGCCGCCGAGAGCTGCGGCGCCTGCTCACCCTGCCGCGTGGGCTCGCGCCGCGGCCTGGAACTGGCGTCCGCCGGCACTCCGCCCGGACATGAGTGGGAACGGCTGTCGCATGTCCTGGCCGAAGCGAGCCTGTGTGCCTTCGGCCGCCGGATCCCACCTGCCGTGCACAGCCTCGCCCGCGCATACGGGGACCGGCTGGCGGGATGGGACCAGTGA
- a CDS encoding MBL fold metallo-hydrolase RNA specificity domain-containing protein, translating to MQPPPRHVPHFSAHADASQILDWLNGAPAPHTTHLVHGEPGAAATLRETASTGRGWAGPRP from the coding sequence GTGCAGCCACCGCCTCGCCACGTCCCGCACTTTTCGGCGCACGCCGACGCCAGCCAGATCCTCGACTGGCTCAATGGTGCTCCCGCACCCCACACGACGCACCTGGTGCACGGCGAGCCCGGTGCCGCCGCGACGCTGCGCGAAACCGCATCGACCGGGAGGGGCTGGGCTGGGCCGCGGCCGTGA
- a CDS encoding SHOCT domain-containing protein gives MMFWFDHDVSGWGWFAMSASMILFWALIITAVVLLFRALGQTPEHTHSPNVPSPDQVLAERFARGEIDEEEYRRRLATLHTSGPSAKP, from the coding sequence ATGATGTTCTGGTTCGACCACGACGTCAGCGGCTGGGGCTGGTTCGCAATGTCGGCCAGCATGATCCTTTTCTGGGCGCTGATCATCACCGCTGTCGTTCTGCTCTTCCGTGCCCTGGGTCAGACTCCCGAGCACACCCACAGCCCGAACGTGCCGTCACCAGATCAGGTGCTAGCCGAGCGGTTCGCCCGTGGCGAGATCGACGAGGAGGAGTACCGCCGGCGCCTCGCCACGCTGCACACCTCCGGTCCATCCGCCAAGCCTTGA
- a CDS encoding CBS domain-containing protein → MKHLRTVGDVMTHAVIAVGPDEPIKEMVESMRQWRISALPVLMGDGRVAGVVSEADLLVKAQGDDTSGAVTARQLMTAPAMTVSAEATVAGAARLMARGHLKRLPVVDGEGHLVGVVSRGDLLKIYLRPDADIAEEVRSELVAQLVPVGSGTVHVHVEDGLVTLTGTVSDTSLPDVLVRAARTVPGVVNVGAEIDVKLPVH, encoded by the coding sequence ATGAAGCATCTGCGAACTGTTGGTGACGTGATGACACACGCGGTGATCGCGGTTGGCCCCGATGAGCCGATCAAGGAAATGGTCGAGAGCATGCGGCAGTGGCGGATCAGCGCCCTGCCCGTTCTCATGGGCGACGGTCGCGTCGCCGGCGTGGTCTCCGAGGCCGATCTACTGGTGAAGGCGCAGGGGGACGACACGTCAGGGGCAGTGACGGCGCGTCAGCTGATGACCGCTCCGGCGATGACGGTGTCGGCCGAGGCGACGGTCGCCGGAGCCGCTCGGCTGATGGCGCGCGGGCATCTCAAGCGGCTCCCCGTCGTCGACGGCGAGGGTCACCTCGTGGGTGTCGTCAGCCGTGGCGACCTACTGAAGATCTATCTCCGTCCCGACGCCGACATCGCGGAGGAGGTACGGAGCGAGCTGGTCGCGCAGCTGGTCCCGGTCGGCTCAGGAACGGTCCACGTGCATGTCGAGGACGGGCTCGTCACTCTGACCGGCACGGTTTCCGATACCTCACTACCGGACGTACTCGTCCGTGCCGCCCGGACAGTGCCGGGCGTCGTGAACGTGGGGGCAGAGATCGATGTGAAGTTGCCGGTGCACTGA
- a CDS encoding ABC transporter permease subunit: MRSRFALLWLALHRRRRMLAALALGMVVFESLIVVIANTIPPTQLFGGQGGTPPGAFKAFSGSTGDVSIASYPGLLGAGLVHPFWIAMQLTVIGSLAAAAVAADVESGTIELLMVRPVSRGRLLAERTAALALASVLLNAAATGTMAAGVLLSPRLHREVPITGVFSAGLLGCGFALCLTGFALAVSAVGRRRGQVVGATIALGSVGFAVNFVALAWSRAAPLRFVSPFHYYTPGDALADGTVPWASFGVLAGAGLAGLTAAFVLLARRDLAP, encoded by the coding sequence GTGAGAAGCCGCTTTGCGCTGCTGTGGCTGGCGCTGCACCGCCGCCGTCGGATGCTCGCGGCGCTGGCCCTCGGGATGGTCGTCTTCGAAAGCCTCATCGTGGTGATCGCCAACACGATTCCGCCCACGCAGCTGTTCGGCGGGCAGGGAGGAACGCCGCCGGGTGCGTTCAAGGCCTTCAGCGGTTCCACTGGCGATGTGTCGATCGCCAGTTATCCCGGACTGCTGGGCGCTGGATTGGTCCACCCCTTCTGGATTGCCATGCAGCTCACGGTGATCGGCTCGCTCGCAGCCGCCGCGGTGGCCGCGGACGTGGAGTCAGGGACGATCGAACTTCTCATGGTCCGCCCCGTCTCTCGGGGACGACTGCTGGCCGAGCGGACGGCCGCACTCGCCCTCGCCTCCGTGCTGCTCAACGCGGCGGCCACAGGCACCATGGCCGCCGGAGTTCTGCTCTCACCGCGCCTGCACCGCGAGGTGCCGATCACTGGTGTCTTCTCCGCGGGGCTGCTCGGCTGCGGCTTCGCCCTCTGCCTGACCGGTTTTGCGCTCGCCGTCTCGGCAGTGGGTCGAAGGAGAGGTCAGGTGGTCGGGGCGACGATAGCCCTCGGATCCGTGGGATTCGCCGTGAACTTCGTCGCGCTGGCCTGGTCCAGGGCGGCGCCATTGCGCTTCGTCAGCCCGTTCCACTACTACACACCTGGTGACGCCCTGGCCGACGGCACGGTCCCGTGGGCCTCGTTCGGCGTTCTGGCAGGTGCCGGCCTGGCCGGACTGACCGCGGCGTTCGTGCTGCTCGCGCGTCGGGACCTCGCACCGTAG
- a CDS encoding ABC transporter ATP-binding protein — protein MQSATPAIELNALTKRYGKTIGVERLDITVNRGEVFGFLGPNGAGKTTTIRCLVGLLRPTSGRVRVLGLDPIADHLRLTPALGYLPGELRLYPELTGRQTLELLADLQGTAVPRCAELCERLALSDAVLGRRVLEYSRGMKQKLGLVQALQHDPELVVLDEPTEGLDPLVQETFFELLAEAVAAGRTVLLSSHVLPEVQRTCERVAIVREGRLVTVRRVAALREARARKVRLTFTDGQGRRPLGAAEQWAPNWSGEQVELLVPPDQVVDALRDLLTLPVGDLTVEEAGLDEAFLDFYRHPGTEDQP, from the coding sequence GTGCAGAGCGCGACACCGGCGATCGAACTCAATGCCCTGACGAAACGGTACGGGAAGACCATCGGCGTCGAGCGGCTGGACATCACCGTGAACAGGGGCGAGGTGTTCGGATTCCTCGGCCCCAACGGGGCGGGCAAGACGACGACCATCCGCTGCCTGGTCGGGCTCCTGCGGCCGACGTCCGGGCGGGTCCGTGTGCTGGGCCTGGATCCCATTGCCGACCACCTCCGGCTGACGCCGGCACTCGGTTATCTGCCCGGTGAGCTGCGGCTGTACCCGGAGTTGACAGGCCGGCAAACACTTGAGCTGCTGGCCGACCTGCAGGGGACGGCGGTGCCGCGCTGCGCGGAACTGTGCGAGCGGCTCGCGCTGTCCGACGCGGTCCTCGGGCGCCGCGTCCTGGAGTACTCGCGCGGGATGAAGCAGAAGCTGGGACTCGTCCAGGCGTTGCAGCACGACCCCGAGCTGGTGGTGCTCGACGAGCCGACCGAAGGCCTGGACCCGTTGGTCCAGGAGACGTTCTTCGAACTGCTGGCGGAGGCCGTGGCGGCGGGACGCACCGTTCTGCTCTCCAGCCATGTGCTGCCCGAGGTGCAGCGCACCTGCGAGCGCGTGGCGATTGTCCGGGAGGGGCGTCTGGTGACCGTACGCAGAGTGGCGGCCCTGCGCGAAGCCCGCGCCAGAAAGGTCCGGCTCACCTTCACGGACGGGCAGGGGCGGCGCCCGCTCGGTGCGGCCGAACAGTGGGCGCCGAATTGGTCGGGCGAACAGGTCGAGCTGCTCGTACCGCCCGATCAGGTGGTGGATGCTCTTCGCGACCTGCTCACACTGCCGGTCGGAGACCTGACGGTCGAGGAAGCGGGCCTGGACGAGGCCTTCCTCGACTTCTACCGCCATCCGGGTACCGAGGACCAGCCGTGA
- a CDS encoding universal stress protein, which produces MESKASAGRVVVGVDGSLSSQTALRWAIRYAGLIGGFVEAVGAWELPGMHGWSAPAVDADLDEEVARSGFAEELRSVVGYAPSVEVRESLVRGNPVAVLLAAAEGAEVLVVGSRGRGGFARALLGSVSQQCALHATCPVVIIRPDSKAGVGPTEAA; this is translated from the coding sequence ATGGAGAGCAAAGCATCGGCAGGCCGGGTTGTGGTGGGTGTCGATGGTTCGCTGTCGTCGCAGACGGCCCTGCGGTGGGCGATCAGGTATGCCGGTCTCATCGGGGGCTTCGTGGAGGCAGTGGGTGCGTGGGAGCTTCCGGGGATGCACGGCTGGTCTGCTCCGGCGGTGGACGCCGATCTCGACGAGGAGGTGGCGCGCTCCGGGTTCGCCGAAGAGCTGCGCAGTGTGGTCGGGTACGCGCCGTCCGTGGAGGTGCGGGAAAGTCTGGTGCGTGGCAATCCGGTGGCGGTGCTGCTCGCCGCGGCGGAGGGGGCTGAGGTGCTGGTGGTGGGCAGCCGGGGGCGGGGTGGTTTCGCCCGTGCTCTCCTGGGCTCTGTGAGCCAGCAATGTGCTCTGCACGCCACGTGTCCGGTGGTCATTATCCGGCCGGACAGCAAGGCAGGAGTCGGCCCGACCGAGGCCGCCTGA
- a CDS encoding flavodoxin domain-containing protein: MNVLVGYATAHGSTREIAERIGARLGEAGLKADVRPMSEVEDEDAYEAFVLGSAVHGQAWLDAAKDFVHRNSHLFPVRPVWIFSVGMPGAMRGPWRRLAGKEETVIIDDLPDHIPYRTHRLLSGVIKPSQLPVTGRVIFRLMGLRYGDYRDWPAIDTWADGIARELCTP, from the coding sequence CCGCACACGGCTCCACACGGGAGATCGCGGAGCGCATCGGGGCACGACTCGGCGAGGCGGGTCTGAAGGCCGATGTGCGGCCCATGAGCGAGGTCGAGGACGAGGACGCGTACGAGGCGTTCGTGCTCGGCAGCGCGGTCCATGGGCAGGCCTGGCTGGACGCGGCGAAGGACTTTGTGCACCGCAACAGTCATCTGTTCCCGGTCCGCCCCGTGTGGATTTTCAGCGTGGGGATGCCCGGCGCGATGCGCGGTCCGTGGAGGCGCTTGGCCGGCAAGGAGGAAACGGTCATCATCGACGACCTCCCCGATCACATCCCCTACAGGACCCATCGCCTCCTGTCGGGTGTCATCAAGCCCAGCCAGCTGCCCGTCACCGGGCGAGTGATCTTCCGGCTGATGGGCCTCAGGTACGGCGACTACCGCGACTGGCCGGCCATTGACACCTGGGCGGATGGGATTGCCAGGGAGCTTTGCACCCCGTGA